The DNA segment AGGTGAATTTGGTTGGACAACTACCAAAATGGAAGAAATGGACATTCTGGAACAACACATCCAAACCATCACTGATTATAAAATGATGAGGGATGATCTTATTTTTTCCCCAACTGATACCATCCACTATGTATACCAATTTTCAAGGAATCCTGGACTCGAGACAGATTTTCATATTTCACTCAACCGATATGAATTGGATTTTGTGGAAATTGATATTAAAAAGAAACGAGTAGAACCAGATAGTCTAGCGATACGAGATGAATTTTCTTTGTTAAGAACAGGTGAATATTTAATTAAAATCGTACATGAAGGTGATACGGTTGATGAAGTGAAATTTAGAGTATTGCCTGATGAAGGATATACACAGGAAAATCTAGAACAAGAATTAGCAGGCGATCAGACCGACGAAATCATTAAATACTCTCGTTAATCGGTGGCTCTATATTTCCCGTTTCTAATATTTTTTTGATACGTTCCAATTCTTTTAGTGCAACACGGATATCTGTTTCCCCACCTTCTTTGATTACAAATTCATAATACTCTTGGGCTTTTTTATAATCACGGTTTTCCTCGGCGAGGACTCCTAATCGAAACAAGATTTTAATGAGAGGAATTTTATTCCGTTTCGTTTCTAAAACACGAATCACAGCTTCTTGGTCTTCAATTTTTAAATCCATTAATCTATACTGTGATAATGCATCATCAAGAGTTGTGACCATTAAATCTTTTTTCAATGTTTGTTTTTTCTCAATCAATTCCAAACGTTCTTTTTCAGCTAAGATGAGTTTCTCATCAATTTTTTTCCATTGCACAAGTGCAATGTTAAGTTTGTTTTGCTCTAATTCAAATTTTTTGAGTTTTTTATCTTTTTTACTGAGATAAAAGTAAGCAATCGATTCCATTTCAGGAAGTCCTGTATCCTCCGCGAGGGATGGATTCCAATCTTTACTATTTTTCTCTAACCAATAAGTTAAAAAACTGGCACCTCTTTCTGGATCGCCAATCTTATGATTGAAAAACACACCAATTTCATAGGAAACTCTTGTTTTTTCAAGTGTATCTGGACTTAATTTAAAAAATGTTTCATAATAATTTCCGGCCAAAATATTTCTTTTTAAATCTGCATTAATCGTTGCTAAACGCAAATTGGCTTTTATTATTTTTTCTTTTTCTTCGTCAGTTGGATTCGGATTTTTTAAATACTCGTTTAATGCCTTTTCATAAAAATCAGCAGCTTTTTCTTTTTTTCCATCTTGCCTATATTGTTCAGCTATGTCATTTAATACATTGGGGTTTTCATTCCAAATACGATAAGCTCTTTCTAAAATCAGCTCATAGGCAAAAAAATCTGTATTTCTTTTATAATCAAAGAGAACGTAAATTCCTTTTCCTGCTGTACCTAATTTATTTACAATCTTGAGTCTTTCTTTGTTATCATCTTCTAGTTTTTTAACAACATTGGAAAAAGCATAAAGATCATTTGATTCTATTTGTTTTCGTTTGTTTAGATAAACTAAATATCTTTTATTATATGAATCTTCATAATTTGATTTAGCATTTTTTCTAGTTTCTTCAATCAAACGAACTTCATCACTCCAAAGTTTTCTTTGAGAAACCAAATCTGATAACTGTTTTCCTTCTCGAATCCAATTACTTTCTTTAAGATGAATGTCATCCTTTGCTTTTTTTAATTTTTGTTCTGCTTGGATCCACTCCTTGTACAATCGTTCATGTTCTTTGGCCGAACTTTCATCATATCCAAGTACATCTTCTTTTTGCCATTCTCCCATACGGAAACCTTCTTCTGTCATCTCTAATGGATGGTATCGAAAGGCAGCGATGTAATGCCTAAGAGCAGGTGCAAATTTTTCAGATTCTACATATAGTTTTGCAAGTTTGGTATGTAAATAATACAAAAGTGGTGAGTCACGAACAATAAAGGTTTCAGAATGTTTGTGAGTACTTTGCCAAAGTAATAACCGAAT comes from the Leptospira ellinghausenii genome and includes:
- a CDS encoding LIC_12238 family plasminogen-binding lipoprotein, translating into MRQNSSAKLAHFFHTNQLKYTTRFLITLLLLVFIQCGVPKGEFGWTTTKMEEMDILEQHIQTITDYKMMRDDLIFSPTDTIHYVYQFSRNPGLETDFHISLNRYELDFVEIDIKKKRVEPDSLAIRDEFSLLRTGEYLIKIVHEGDTVDEVKFRVLPDEGYTQENLEQELAGDQTDEIIKYSR
- a CDS encoding tetratricopeptide repeat protein, with amino-acid sequence MEEVKSLDTEKRINIDEDSGIALRDEPKPVDPNAPDVPVIPGADLPVDPGQETGPKNLETKIREAEGLLKRYYSQFIEEKRIWEDREKGNVYNSRTEMNDIRLLLWQSTHKHSETFIVRDSPLLYYLHTKLAKLYVESEKFAPALRHYIAAFRYHPLEMTEEGFRMGEWQKEDVLGYDESSAKEHERLYKEWIQAEQKLKKAKDDIHLKESNWIREGKQLSDLVSQRKLWSDEVRLIEETRKNAKSNYEDSYNKRYLVYLNKRKQIESNDLYAFSNVVKKLEDDNKERLKIVNKLGTAGKGIYVLFDYKRNTDFFAYELILERAYRIWNENPNVLNDIAEQYRQDGKKEKAADFYEKALNEYLKNPNPTDEEKEKIIKANLRLATINADLKRNILAGNYYETFFKLSPDTLEKTRVSYEIGVFFNHKIGDPERGASFLTYWLEKNSKDWNPSLAEDTGLPEMESIAYFYLSKKDKKLKKFELEQNKLNIALVQWKKIDEKLILAEKERLELIEKKQTLKKDLMVTTLDDALSQYRLMDLKIEDQEAVIRVLETKRNKIPLIKILFRLGVLAEENRDYKKAQEYYEFVIKEGGETDIRVALKELERIKKILETGNIEPPINESI